A single region of the Actinoplanes sp. SE50/110 genome encodes:
- a CDS encoding helix-turn-helix transcriptional regulator: protein MTAVRADASQPPLVGRDSELDALITAVATCAGGGSVVVTVGGDPGLGKTALLDELGRLAGAAGLPVLRGRATPVGRAVPGDSPVSRAVDGLRSAAGGRRAVVLCLDDLHAADDDDLAVLSRLLRRPPTGALLVAGAYRPRQVSGALETVLRDTAAGFRTVHLAPAALDQAAATRLFGDGPALRHLAASGGNPLYLRVACELERRGGDPAALPEDLRTALTRDLAPVHGDQLAVLRAAAVLGDPFDPLLLAPVAELDERAALAALDGLAARDLVRSDGSHHRLTLRHTLVRVAVVRRTPPGWWIAANARADRALHRCGAGPLARAPHLARAARPGDATAVAVLTEAATRATPRAPAAAAAWLRAALRLRPEPPADPAAPARIELLLALARASAATGDPAGCRAALIEAAELAPIGRRAGVVALCSATQRLLGDPGGAELVARTELARWAPADPGADPVRLQLAVAGLGVPGGGARRLAALAERATDARTRTAVAICRALDAGYRGHTPQLCAALTGATPVVDGMADAPFAAFLDEVCQLAWAEIMAGRHADAIRHTGRAVRAACGTGQRHLLPHLLICRAYAQLATGDLAGATAAAGQAHRAAHLLHLTDLAAGAQALHHAAAALRDDPTAGPAVGAPAGPDRPGQAAVAELAAVRLDQGRADDCAALLRPVVDRDDAATHALQAGWFGTAARAAMVLGDPAAARDWAGRAARVADVVGLPGPRGHALLAQAVVTGADPVAAGQLSAAAAAFATAGLVPAEIRARLLLGRVLVDLRQLDEAAASVGEAKNLADAYGAARLAVLAVNVQRRIGAGRSRGCADVLSEQERRICALVAAGLTNRDVARELYISVKTVEGHLTRIFRKLRVTSRAALTAVAV, encoded by the coding sequence GTGACCGCCGTGCGGGCCGATGCCTCACAGCCGCCGCTCGTCGGCCGGGACAGCGAGCTCGACGCCCTGATCACCGCCGTCGCCACCTGTGCCGGCGGCGGGTCCGTGGTGGTGACCGTCGGCGGGGACCCGGGACTGGGCAAGACCGCGCTGCTCGATGAGCTGGGCCGGTTGGCCGGCGCGGCCGGGCTCCCGGTGCTCCGCGGACGGGCGACGCCGGTCGGGCGGGCGGTTCCCGGCGACTCCCCGGTGTCGCGGGCCGTCGACGGCCTGCGCTCCGCCGCCGGCGGTCGACGCGCCGTCGTGCTGTGCCTCGACGATCTGCATGCGGCCGACGACGACGACCTGGCGGTGCTCAGCCGGCTCCTGCGGCGTCCGCCGACCGGGGCTCTGCTGGTGGCCGGTGCCTATCGGCCCCGTCAGGTCTCCGGTGCGCTGGAGACGGTCCTGCGGGACACCGCCGCCGGTTTCCGCACCGTCCACCTGGCTCCGGCCGCTCTCGACCAGGCGGCGGCCACGCGGTTGTTCGGCGACGGTCCGGCCCTGCGCCACCTGGCCGCCAGCGGCGGCAATCCGCTCTATCTGCGGGTGGCATGCGAACTGGAGCGCCGCGGCGGTGACCCCGCCGCGTTACCCGAGGATCTGCGCACCGCCCTGACCCGCGACCTCGCGCCGGTGCACGGCGATCAGCTCGCGGTGCTGCGCGCCGCCGCCGTCCTGGGCGACCCGTTCGACCCGCTCCTGCTGGCGCCGGTCGCCGAGCTCGACGAGCGGGCCGCGCTCGCCGCGCTCGACGGCCTGGCGGCCCGGGACCTCGTCCGCTCGGACGGATCGCATCACCGGTTGACCCTCCGGCACACCCTGGTGCGGGTCGCCGTGGTCCGCCGGACGCCACCGGGATGGTGGATCGCCGCGAACGCGCGCGCGGATCGGGCCCTGCACCGCTGCGGTGCCGGCCCCCTCGCCCGGGCTCCGCACCTGGCCCGGGCGGCCCGGCCGGGCGACGCGACGGCGGTCGCCGTGCTCACCGAGGCGGCCACCCGGGCGACGCCCCGCGCCCCGGCGGCCGCGGCCGCCTGGCTGCGCGCCGCGTTGCGGCTGCGTCCCGAGCCGCCCGCCGACCCGGCGGCCCCCGCCCGCATCGAGCTGCTGCTGGCGCTGGCGCGGGCCAGCGCGGCGACCGGTGATCCGGCCGGCTGCCGCGCCGCGCTCATCGAGGCGGCCGAGCTGGCCCCGATCGGTCGGCGCGCCGGCGTCGTCGCCCTGTGCTCGGCGACGCAGCGCCTGCTCGGTGATCCGGGCGGCGCCGAGCTGGTGGCACGCACCGAGCTGGCCAGGTGGGCCCCGGCCGACCCGGGAGCCGACCCGGTGCGGCTGCAACTGGCCGTGGCCGGGCTGGGCGTCCCCGGGGGTGGCGCGCGGCGGCTCGCCGCCCTGGCCGAACGCGCGACCGATGCGCGGACCCGGACCGCGGTGGCGATCTGCCGGGCGCTCGACGCCGGCTACCGAGGGCACACACCGCAGCTGTGCGCGGCTCTCACCGGGGCGACCCCGGTCGTCGACGGCATGGCGGACGCACCGTTCGCCGCCTTCCTCGACGAGGTCTGCCAACTCGCCTGGGCGGAGATCATGGCGGGGCGGCACGCCGACGCGATCCGGCACACCGGCCGGGCGGTGCGGGCCGCCTGCGGCACCGGCCAGCGGCATCTACTGCCCCATCTGCTGATCTGCCGCGCCTACGCCCAGCTGGCGACCGGTGACCTGGCCGGTGCCACGGCGGCCGCCGGCCAGGCGCACCGGGCCGCGCACCTGCTGCACCTGACCGACCTGGCCGCCGGCGCGCAGGCGCTGCACCACGCCGCCGCGGCGTTGCGCGACGATCCCACCGCCGGGCCGGCGGTCGGTGCACCGGCCGGGCCGGACCGGCCGGGCCAGGCGGCCGTCGCCGAGCTCGCCGCGGTGCGGCTGGATCAGGGGCGGGCCGACGACTGCGCCGCGCTCCTACGTCCGGTGGTGGATCGCGACGACGCGGCGACCCACGCGTTGCAGGCCGGGTGGTTCGGCACCGCCGCTCGCGCCGCGATGGTCCTCGGCGACCCGGCGGCGGCGCGCGACTGGGCCGGCCGCGCGGCCCGGGTGGCGGACGTGGTGGGCCTGCCGGGTCCGCGTGGCCATGCGTTGCTGGCGCAGGCGGTCGTGACCGGTGCCGATCCGGTCGCCGCCGGGCAGCTGTCCGCGGCCGCCGCAGCGTTCGCCACCGCCGGACTGGTGCCCGCCGAGATCCGCGCCCGCCTGCTGCTCGGCCGGGTCCTCGTCGACCTGCGGCAGCTCGACGAGGCGGCCGCGAGCGTGGGCGAGGCGAAGAACCTCGCGGACGCGTACGGCGCGGCCCGGCTCGCCGTCCTCGCGGTCAACGTGCAGCGTCGCATCGGCGCGGGCCGGTCCCGGGGCTGCGCCGACGTGCTCTCCGAGCAGGAACGGCGCATCTGTGCCCTGGTCGCGGCCGGCCTCACGAACCGGGACGTGGCCCGTGAGCTGTACATCTCGGTCAAGACGGTGGAGGGACACCTGACCCGCATCTTCCGCAAGCTGCGGGTCACGTCGCGGGCGGCGTTGACCGCGGTCGCGGTGTGA
- the lanL gene encoding class IV lanthionine synthetase LanL, giving the protein MGEFHLRSIVAAVVAVDGTQGWSFTEDDTWCHVCPPDGTAVARVQGWKLHVSATRLSVPEVLHRCAGVLVERACAFKFARTAELVAKLTNERYDRAQCGKIITVYPEDDDQLREVAAALDATTAGMRGPAVLSDRPLRPGSLVHYRYGAFQGVRVLTDDGAYQVRLRTPDGRTIEDVRAPRFSPPPWAEPPYPAPAAPPASNGAAGARTVVLGDRFEVREAIRHAARGGVYRAWDRHTETMVIVKQARADVGQRPDGRDARDVLRAEADALDALAGIAPDRLALFDQKDHTFLAESLVPGTTLSAWIHDRLTAAGPMAGPAPADALDMASRLAGLLAEVHRRGLVFQDFTPMNIMVTPDGSLRLIDPELVAVPGAWALRGHTPAFAPPETVDEIGPGRVPQQSADLYALGAVLFVLALGAAPLFGTDQPGPGSTHDRITALITAAAVHNATARALAPAIRGLTADEPAQRWSIERLRAFLDDRAATPTTVLRTGPAEGTTSDRLPAAELDSFARDGLTHIVSTVASEPDAGRLWSSTAFGTTADPHSVQHGSAGVLSVLVRADQLLDRPDLRAVIARVAAWTGRPGTAPRLLPGLYFGRSGTAWALYDAARHLGDADLEARAVDLALALPVRWPNPDVCHGVAGSALAQLRLWRGTGREEFLDRARQAGEALLAGATEADGRVYWTVPDNLDSTLVGITHLGFAHGVAGIGYTLLALAQATGREDFLRTAVLAGDTLAVEVDRKPWGAGWRSDRGDERGTGMQFHWCSGSSGVGTFLLRLWQATGEITYLDLAREAAAAVRQTRWRTGTSACHGLAGNGEFLLDLADAVGGEYRAWAQELATSMVLRHARHGDLRLVPDEGDQDVTADFNVGLAGSVGFLLRLRHGGRRPFMADPSSGRWQVAPASARRPVAAR; this is encoded by the coding sequence ATGGGCGAGTTTCACTTGCGGAGCATCGTGGCGGCGGTCGTCGCCGTCGACGGCACGCAGGGCTGGTCGTTCACCGAGGACGACACCTGGTGTCACGTCTGTCCGCCGGACGGCACCGCGGTAGCGCGGGTGCAGGGGTGGAAGCTGCACGTCTCGGCCACCCGGCTGTCCGTGCCGGAGGTGCTGCACCGCTGCGCCGGGGTGCTGGTCGAACGGGCCTGCGCCTTCAAGTTCGCCCGCACCGCCGAGCTGGTCGCCAAGCTCACCAACGAGCGGTACGACCGGGCCCAGTGCGGCAAGATCATCACGGTCTACCCGGAGGACGACGATCAGCTGCGGGAGGTCGCCGCCGCGCTGGATGCGACGACCGCGGGCATGCGGGGGCCGGCCGTGCTCTCCGACCGGCCGCTGCGGCCGGGCAGCCTCGTGCACTACCGGTACGGCGCCTTCCAGGGCGTCCGGGTGCTGACCGACGACGGCGCCTACCAGGTCCGGCTGCGCACCCCGGACGGCCGCACGATCGAGGACGTCCGGGCGCCGAGGTTCTCCCCGCCGCCGTGGGCCGAGCCGCCCTATCCGGCACCGGCCGCCCCACCGGCGAGCAACGGTGCCGCGGGGGCTCGCACGGTGGTCCTGGGCGACCGTTTCGAGGTACGTGAGGCGATCCGGCACGCGGCCCGCGGCGGCGTCTACCGCGCGTGGGACCGGCACACCGAGACGATGGTGATCGTCAAGCAGGCCCGGGCCGACGTCGGCCAGCGTCCGGACGGCCGCGACGCCCGCGACGTGCTGCGCGCCGAGGCCGACGCGCTCGACGCGCTGGCGGGCATCGCCCCCGACCGGCTCGCCCTGTTCGACCAGAAGGACCACACGTTCCTGGCCGAATCCCTGGTCCCCGGCACGACCCTGTCCGCGTGGATCCACGACCGGCTCACCGCCGCCGGGCCGATGGCCGGCCCCGCGCCGGCCGACGCGCTGGACATGGCGTCGCGGCTGGCCGGCCTGCTGGCCGAGGTGCACCGGCGGGGCCTGGTCTTCCAGGACTTCACCCCGATGAACATCATGGTCACCCCGGACGGGTCGCTGCGGCTGATCGACCCCGAACTGGTGGCCGTGCCGGGCGCCTGGGCGCTGCGGGGACACACGCCGGCCTTCGCCCCGCCGGAGACCGTCGACGAGATCGGGCCGGGCCGGGTGCCGCAACAGAGCGCCGACCTCTATGCCCTGGGCGCGGTCCTGTTCGTCCTCGCGCTCGGAGCCGCGCCGCTGTTCGGCACGGACCAGCCCGGGCCGGGCTCCACACACGACCGGATCACCGCACTGATCACCGCCGCGGCGGTGCACAACGCCACGGCCCGCGCCCTGGCCCCGGCGATCCGGGGACTGACCGCCGACGAACCCGCGCAACGCTGGAGCATCGAGCGGCTGCGCGCGTTCCTCGACGACCGGGCGGCGACGCCGACGACGGTGCTCCGCACCGGGCCGGCCGAGGGTACGACGTCCGACCGGCTGCCGGCCGCCGAACTGGACAGCTTCGCCCGGGACGGGCTGACCCACATCGTGAGCACCGTCGCGAGCGAGCCGGATGCCGGCCGGCTGTGGTCCAGCACGGCCTTCGGCACCACGGCCGACCCGCACTCCGTGCAGCACGGTTCGGCCGGCGTGCTCAGCGTGCTGGTGCGGGCCGACCAGCTTCTCGACCGGCCCGACCTGCGCGCCGTGATCGCCCGGGTGGCGGCCTGGACCGGGCGTCCCGGCACGGCGCCGCGGCTGCTGCCCGGCCTGTACTTCGGCCGGTCGGGAACGGCCTGGGCGCTGTACGACGCCGCCCGGCACCTCGGCGACGCCGATCTGGAGGCCCGCGCGGTCGACCTGGCTCTCGCCCTGCCGGTGCGATGGCCCAACCCGGACGTGTGCCACGGCGTCGCCGGCTCGGCCCTCGCCCAGCTGCGGCTGTGGCGGGGCACCGGCCGCGAGGAATTCCTCGATCGGGCCCGGCAGGCCGGTGAAGCGTTGCTGGCCGGCGCCACCGAGGCGGACGGGCGGGTGTACTGGACCGTGCCCGACAACCTCGACTCCACGCTGGTCGGCATCACCCACCTGGGGTTCGCCCACGGCGTCGCCGGCATCGGCTACACGCTGCTCGCCCTCGCGCAGGCCACCGGCCGGGAGGACTTCCTGCGCACCGCGGTGCTGGCCGGCGACACCCTGGCTGTCGAGGTCGACCGGAAACCGTGGGGTGCCGGGTGGCGCTCCGACCGTGGCGACGAGCGCGGCACCGGCATGCAGTTCCACTGGTGCAGCGGCTCGTCCGGGGTGGGCACCTTCCTGCTGCGCCTGTGGCAGGCCACCGGCGAGATCACGTACCTGGACCTGGCCCGCGAAGCGGCCGCCGCGGTGCGGCAGACCCGCTGGCGCACGGGTACCTCGGCCTGTCACGGGCTGGCCGGCAACGGCGAGTTCCTGCTGGACCTGGCGGACGCGGTCGGTGGCGAGTACCGGGCCTGGGCGCAGGAACTGGCCACCTCGATGGTGCTGCGCCACGCCCGGCACGGCGACCTGCGGCTGGTACCCGACGAGGGGGATCAGGACGTGACCGCCGACTTCAACGTGGGCCTCGCCGGCTCGGTGGGATTCCTGCTGCGCCTGCGGCACGGCGGCCGGCGGCCGTTCATGGCAGACCCGTCGAGCGGACGGTGGCAGGTCGCGCCGGCCTCGGCCCGTCGTCCGGTGGCCGCACGATGA
- a CDS encoding S9 family peptidase, with amino-acid sequence MSSPATAQVTARISFRFSADGSRAVCMAADERGRHRVESWQLGTVGPRLSFTAPVTGDPRWMMPLPVDADRALLTWFGAGGALTAELLDRDGGRTTLGTFPAPLRVIGAPAATGFPALGWADAPESAGTTLHRLGVGTPWLRPVAEVPGRLRDAVACGDRVLVTTGHGGRSTRMIVDPRDGTCVPAPWLDGLSRVLACAGRRVLATVRRPEGPTVVLADLDTGEPRWSAPGDWCRPEVYPVALDPTGTSIAVVQTRGARSRLLRWDTMSRAAHPVTMPDSDLVPLAAWTPNGLWLPRSGPDRPCGLAWLPPGADRLRVPAPPSPPWSPGRLETFPGAGGPVEAVVHGPDWRSAAHVVVALHGGPASRWSLTFEPLFQALATAGVAVVAPNQRGSTGYGTAHARAIVGAWGVPDLADVAAIGAFLGSRRGPGRPRPALYGVSYGAYLALLAAATQPDAWSACAALAPFLSGPRLHADGHPAVRGMVERLDGLTEADDEIGPRDVARLASGLRAPLLLVHGAQDESTPVAHSRLLAERLTALGRSRGVDLHYLEPPDRGHAVLGTAVQDPVTAVVTRFLAESRPTVAPAPTS; translated from the coding sequence ATGAGCAGCCCGGCGACGGCGCAGGTCACCGCGCGCATCAGCTTCCGCTTCTCGGCCGACGGGAGCCGGGCGGTCTGCATGGCGGCCGACGAACGCGGCCGGCACCGGGTGGAGAGCTGGCAGCTGGGCACCGTCGGCCCCCGCCTGAGCTTCACCGCACCCGTCACCGGCGACCCGCGCTGGATGATGCCCCTGCCGGTGGACGCCGACCGGGCGCTGCTGACCTGGTTCGGCGCCGGCGGGGCACTGACCGCCGAACTGCTGGACCGCGACGGCGGCCGCACCACACTCGGCACCTTCCCGGCACCGCTGCGCGTGATCGGCGCGCCGGCGGCGACCGGCTTCCCGGCACTCGGCTGGGCGGACGCACCGGAGAGCGCCGGTACGACGCTGCACCGGCTGGGCGTCGGCACGCCGTGGCTGCGCCCGGTCGCCGAGGTGCCCGGCCGGCTGCGCGACGCCGTGGCGTGCGGCGACCGGGTGCTGGTCACCACCGGCCACGGCGGCCGGTCCACCCGGATGATCGTCGATCCCCGGGACGGCACGTGCGTGCCCGCGCCCTGGTTGGACGGTCTGTCCCGGGTGCTCGCCTGCGCCGGCCGCCGGGTGCTGGCGACGGTGCGCCGGCCGGAGGGCCCCACCGTGGTCCTGGCCGACCTCGACACCGGGGAGCCGCGGTGGTCGGCGCCGGGGGACTGGTGCCGTCCCGAGGTGTACCCGGTCGCGCTCGATCCGACCGGCACGAGCATCGCCGTCGTGCAGACCCGCGGGGCTCGTTCGCGCCTGCTCCGCTGGGACACCATGTCCCGCGCCGCGCACCCCGTCACCATGCCGGACAGTGATCTGGTGCCGCTCGCGGCCTGGACGCCGAACGGGTTGTGGCTTCCCCGGTCGGGCCCGGATCGGCCGTGCGGCCTCGCCTGGCTACCCCCCGGCGCGGACCGGCTGCGGGTGCCCGCGCCACCGTCCCCGCCGTGGTCGCCCGGCCGGCTGGAGACCTTCCCCGGTGCCGGCGGGCCGGTCGAGGCCGTCGTGCACGGGCCCGACTGGCGCAGCGCGGCACACGTCGTGGTGGCCCTGCACGGGGGCCCGGCGAGCCGGTGGTCGCTCACCTTCGAGCCGCTGTTCCAGGCGCTGGCCACGGCGGGGGTGGCCGTGGTGGCGCCCAACCAGCGGGGCAGCACCGGGTACGGCACCGCCCACGCCCGGGCGATCGTGGGCGCCTGGGGGGTGCCCGATCTCGCCGACGTCGCCGCCATCGGCGCGTTCCTGGGCAGCCGCCGCGGGCCCGGCCGGCCGCGCCCGGCACTGTACGGCGTCAGCTACGGCGCCTACCTCGCGCTGCTGGCGGCCGCCACCCAACCGGACGCCTGGTCGGCCTGCGCCGCCCTCGCGCCGTTCCTGTCCGGGCCCCGCCTGCACGCCGACGGCCATCCCGCCGTGCGGGGCATGGTGGAGCGGCTCGACGGACTCACCGAGGCCGACGACGAGATCGGCCCGCGCGACGTGGCACGGCTGGCGTCCGGGCTGCGGGCACCGCTGCTGCTGGTGCACGGCGCCCAGGACGAGTCCACCCCGGTGGCGCATTCGCGGCTGCTCGCCGAGCGACTGACCGCCCTGGGCCGGTCGCGTGGCGTCGACCTGCACTACCTGGAACCCCCTGACCGCGGTCACGCCGTGCTCGGCACCGCCGTCCAGGATCCGGTCACCGCAGTGGTGACACGGTTCCTCGCGGAGAGCCGGCCGACCGTCGCCCCTGCCCCGACGAGCTGA